The DNA segment tatataaatttttttgtgcaaCATTTAATTCATTTCTAACATTTAAAGAGATTAAAATGAAATGCTAGTAATACTAAATTTATCGTAGTATACTTTATCAACAAAACAGCATCCAAAATCtccaattttatcattttttttcttcttctttgggtATACCAAATCTATTATTATCTATCCATAACACGAAAACAGTTTATCATTTACAAATATAATCTTTAAAACCCTTCCATTAATGATTAATCTTTCACACACGCACACGCTTTCGGCACGTGCCAAGTCCGAAGAACTTGAACTACATAAATCCCCCACACTCCAACAAGGCAAACAAAGTAGTAACAAACACAACACCATCCTCGTGCTCCTCGAAGCTCCAAAGCAACAACAGcagaaacaagaagaagaaccTTATATTTCTTTGCAAAACCTGCGATCCGAGGAAGAAAGCAACGATGTCGTCGCCGGGAAGCGCAGCAGCAACGGCGATTCTGAAGGAAGAGGTGGACATAGTGATCCCTACGATACGTAACCTGGACTTCTTGGACATGTGGAGGCCATTCTTCGAGGGATACCATTTGATAATAGTGCAGGACGGTGATCCTTCGAAAGTTATCAAGGTTCCTGAAGGGTTTGATTATGAACTCTATAACCGCAACGACATCAACCGCGTTCTTGGCCCCAAGGCACACTGCATCTCCTTCAAAGACTCTGCTTGTCGCTGTTTCGGATTCTTGTTGTCTAAGAAGAAGTACATCTTCACCATTGATGATGACTGCTTCGTGAGTCTCATTCGCCTTAATtgcttcatctttttttttttttaactttaattctTGGGTCTAACTTTTGAACATGACCTGCTTCGTGTGTCGAATTTTCTCTGGTTTTGGCTTCGGTTTTCTTCTATCTGTGTCTAatgatttgtttgatttttattttcaaaaagaattgtttggttttgaaaaaaatgaacaatgaaAATTTGACACCCACGCACATTCCTCTGTACTCGAGATGATACACTCTCTTGAGTTAGAAGCACAAACTTGTGGTTTGACCTGGTCCACAATCAAAACAGAGTCCGAGGTTTTAAAAAACGGTCTGTAACCGTGATTTGGCCCCAACATCAAGGTGTTTTAATTGTCTGCCATTACCATTGAGACCATATCCACTACATTTTTGCCATTACAATTGAGACCATATCGACTACATATTTTTCGCGAACGTGACGAAATTGCAATGTGATTGTGACCAATATTTAAAACCTGAAAAGAGACCCATGGCAGTAATCAGTTTTGGAACAGACtcatcttgaaaaataatttgtaaaagtgACCATTTCAACCCAAATGAAAAGTATAATCTTTTTCGAGATAATCTTGTTAGAAATATGGTCCAGCAACAAAAAGTGACACCTCTTCTAAAGAAATTTCGAACATTGGTTTGTCGTGTTGTTCAAAACTAACTCCTTCAACAGGATTCAATCTattgttttctattattttttgttcttaaaacacttgttttacaaacaattatcaaaagttaacagAATTTGGAGGATAAATTGATGGTTAAGTAGAGTGAATTATTCTGGGAGACACTTGAACCAAAAAGTGAGAAGGAGATGAAACATGGCctaattctatcactttttttttttactttttaatattttacatgGAGCATTAATCGTGTTACAGATCAGGCACATTATCTTGTGAAATCTGAGGCCACATGTTCTTGTACAGTATCGTTGCTACTGTttgatttgtttattatatatatgtgaatGAATTGTCATGGTTAGATCCCAGGGGTGCTTACATTTTTCAAACAATAAATTGTGAATGAATTGTACcagaaataatatatttttcaaacattttaggatctgtaaaattaaattaagcatTTATTTTTGTAACTTTAGCATTAGAATAAATTGTGTAGAGTGTTTAAATTTATGTGGAATTATAAGGTccataaaattaagataaacaACAAATCATCTATACAATTATGTATTATAGATGATTAAGATGTGAATATGATgtccattatttttctttttattttttaaggttgCAAAAGATCCTTCTGGCAAAGAAATTAATGCCCTGGAGCAGCACCTCAAGAACCTTCTCAGTCCATCAACCCCATTTTTCTTCAACACCCTCTATGATCCATACAGAGAGGGCGCAGATTTTGTCCGTGGATACCCATTTAGTCTGCGTGAAGGTGTTCCCACAGCTGCTTCTCATGGCCTCTGGCTCAACATTCCTGATTATGATGCCCCAACTCAGCTGGTCAAGCCTCTAGAGAGAAACAATAGGTAtggatatgatatatatatatatatatatatatatatatatgtatcctTTGCAATTGCATCATGCTAGAgtatatatgagaaaaaaatttaggTGATGTTATGTACATTTTTTTCAGGTATGTGGATGCTGTTATGACTATCCCAAAGGGGACCCTCTTTCCCATGTGTGGTATGAATTTGGCATTCAACCGGGAACTAATTGGTCCTGCAATGTACTTTGGACTCATGGGTGATGGTCAACCTATTGGACGTTATGATGACATGTGGGCTGGTTGGTGCGTCAAGGTATTGTATTCTAAACTTGTATTAAATTTCCTCACTCTATCAAAGACATTATTAGATAGTCTGAAAGCATTACGTATTCATGATCCTAACTTATCTCTAAATGGCACTAATTTAAGTTTATACTCAATTATATGTGTCTCAACATAATAGTCTGAAACCACAGCATATTCATGGTCCTGACTAATCTCTACTAGGCACTAGTTCAAGTTTATACTCCACTACATGCGCCACTAACATATTgacattatttttatcttagaGAAGCTCTAATCATTagacaaagagagaaaaatggaTGTTTTCTGATGGGTGTAGAAGGTCTAGTAGAAATTGATGTGAAAAAATCAGCACTCATCACTCATGTAAGCCCAATTGACTACTCTTTTGTTAATTATGTAGGTgataagtgatcat comes from the Glycine soja cultivar W05 chromosome 6, ASM419377v2, whole genome shotgun sequence genome and includes:
- the LOC114416640 gene encoding UDP-arabinopyranose mutase 3-like, with the translated sequence MSSPGSAAATAILKEEVDIVIPTIRNLDFLDMWRPFFEGYHLIIVQDGDPSKVIKVPEGFDYELYNRNDINRVLGPKAHCISFKDSACRCFGFLLSKKKYIFTIDDDCFVAKDPSGKEINALEQHLKNLLSPSTPFFFNTLYDPYREGADFVRGYPFSLREGVPTAASHGLWLNIPDYDAPTQLVKPLERNNRYVDAVMTIPKGTLFPMCGMNLAFNRELIGPAMYFGLMGDGQPIGRYDDMWAGWCVKVISDHLGLGVKTGLPYIWHSKASNPFVNLKKEYKGIYWQEELIPFFQSVSLPKECTTAQKCYIELSKQVKAKLGKVDEYFNKLADAMVTWIEAWDELNPSGPKSEALPNGSAK